The following are encoded together in the Thermus neutrinimicus genome:
- a CDS encoding aminotransferase class I/II-fold pyridoxal phosphate-dependent enzyme, which yields MSRLPEASVFLVVDEAKRKAREKGVRLIDLSIGSTDLPPPSEPLQALREALSDPSTYGYCLKSCILPFLEEASRWYQGRYGVRLDPRREALALIGSQEGLAHLLLALTEPQDLLLLPEVAYPSYFGAARVASLRTHLIPLRQDGLADLSRVPEAIWREAKVLLLNYPNNPTGALADWGYFEEALALAERHGLWLVHDNPYVDQVYQGEAPSPLALPGAKERVVELYSLSKSYNLAGFRLGFALGNEEAMARLERVKGVIDFNQYAGILRMGIAALKTPREVTRGFAQVYQKRALGMAEALKGALDLLPPKATMYLWGKLPQGVDDLEFTLSLVERGVAVAPGRGFGPGGKGHVRIALVQPLEKLEEAARILREALD from the coding sequence ATGAGTAGGCTTCCTGAGGCCTCGGTTTTCCTGGTGGTGGATGAGGCCAAGAGGAAGGCCCGGGAAAAGGGAGTGCGCCTCATAGACCTCTCCATCGGCTCCACCGACCTCCCGCCCCCTTCCGAGCCCCTTCAGGCCTTAAGGGAGGCCCTTTCCGACCCCAGCACCTACGGCTACTGCCTGAAAAGCTGCATCCTTCCCTTTTTGGAGGAAGCCTCCCGCTGGTACCAAGGCCGCTATGGGGTACGCCTAGACCCTAGGCGGGAAGCCCTGGCCTTGATCGGCAGCCAGGAGGGCCTGGCCCACCTCCTCCTGGCCCTCACCGAGCCCCAAGACCTCCTCCTCCTGCCCGAGGTGGCCTACCCCAGCTACTTTGGCGCTGCCCGGGTGGCTTCCTTGAGGACGCACCTCATCCCCTTGCGGCAAGACGGCCTGGCGGACCTCTCCCGGGTGCCGGAAGCCATCTGGAGGGAAGCCAAGGTCCTCCTCCTCAACTACCCCAACAACCCCACGGGGGCCCTGGCGGACTGGGGCTACTTTGAGGAGGCCTTGGCCCTGGCGGAAAGGCATGGGCTTTGGCTGGTCCACGACAACCCCTATGTGGACCAGGTCTACCAGGGGGAGGCCCCCTCCCCCCTGGCCCTACCCGGGGCCAAGGAACGGGTGGTGGAACTCTATAGCCTCTCCAAAAGCTACAACCTGGCGGGCTTCCGCCTGGGCTTCGCCCTGGGAAACGAGGAGGCCATGGCCCGGCTGGAAAGGGTGAAGGGGGTGATCGACTTCAACCAGTACGCCGGTATCCTGCGCATGGGGATCGCCGCCCTCAAGACCCCCAGGGAGGTGACCCGGGGCTTCGCCCAGGTCTACCAAAAGAGGGCCTTGGGGATGGCGGAGGCCCTTAAGGGAGCCCTGGACCTCCTCCCCCCTAAGGCCACCATGTACCTTTGGGGGAAGCTCCCCCAGGGGGTGGATGACCTGGAGTTCACCCTAAGCCTGGTGGAGCGGGGCGTGGCCGTGGCCCCGGGGAGGGGGTTCGGGCCAGGGGGGAAGGGGCATGTGCGGATCGCCCTGGTGCAGCCCCTGGAAAAGTTGGAGGAAGCCGCCCGCATCCTGCGGGAGGCCCTGGACTGA
- a CDS encoding bifunctional folylpolyglutamate synthase/dihydrofolate synthase, translating to MEPLAWLYARQGQVKPGLERIQALLVRLGNPQEAYPVALIGGTNGKGTVARALAAILEEVGLRVGLYTSPHLVDFRERVVVQGKPIGQGALLSLLEEIRPQAEALEASFFEVATALALLHFAREGVEFAVLEVGLGGRFDATNAAEPHLSVVTNIGHDHLEILGPTLRDVAREKAGILRQGVPALTAARGEGLAELREKARALGAPLWVLGEEFSLRGVEAWGEGLAFRLGLKGEERGFHTRLLGPHQAENLALAAVAGRLLGAGWEAVERGLLRVENPGRLERLPWPGGKELFLDGAHNPEGAWALREALRFHGLLPATLVLGFSREKDHRAMAEALKGLGPVVLTRYASPRGQDPKALLPLFPGAWVEEEPLKALERAFALEDRVVVAGSLYLVGEVKRALLGLPPEERWQ from the coding sequence ATGGAACCTTTGGCCTGGCTTTACGCCCGGCAGGGCCAGGTGAAGCCGGGGCTGGAGCGCATCCAGGCCCTCCTTGTCCGCCTGGGAAATCCCCAGGAGGCCTATCCCGTGGCCCTGATCGGGGGAACCAACGGCAAGGGGACCGTGGCCCGGGCCCTGGCGGCCATCCTGGAGGAGGTGGGCCTAAGGGTGGGGCTTTACACCAGCCCCCACCTGGTGGATTTCCGGGAAAGGGTCGTCGTCCAGGGTAAGCCCATAGGCCAAGGGGCGCTTCTTTCCCTTTTGGAGGAGATCCGTCCCCAGGCGGAAGCCCTGGAGGCCAGCTTCTTTGAGGTGGCCACCGCCCTTGCCCTCCTCCACTTTGCCCGGGAGGGGGTGGAGTTCGCGGTCCTCGAGGTGGGCCTAGGAGGGCGCTTTGACGCCACCAACGCCGCCGAGCCCCACCTTTCCGTGGTGACCAACATCGGCCACGACCACCTGGAGATCCTGGGCCCCACCCTAAGGGATGTGGCCCGGGAGAAGGCGGGCATCCTCCGCCAAGGGGTGCCGGCCCTCACCGCCGCCAGGGGGGAGGGGCTTGCGGAGCTAAGGGAAAAGGCCCGGGCCCTGGGCGCCCCTCTTTGGGTTTTGGGGGAGGAGTTCTCCCTTCGGGGGGTGGAGGCCTGGGGGGAGGGCCTGGCCTTCCGCCTGGGGCTTAAGGGGGAGGAAAGGGGCTTCCACACCCGGCTTCTCGGTCCCCACCAGGCGGAAAACCTGGCCCTGGCGGCGGTGGCGGGGAGGCTTTTGGGGGCGGGTTGGGAGGCGGTGGAAAGAGGCCTCCTACGGGTGGAGAACCCGGGGCGGCTGGAGCGCCTGCCTTGGCCCGGGGGGAAGGAGCTTTTCCTGGATGGGGCCCACAACCCGGAAGGGGCTTGGGCCTTGCGGGAAGCCCTTCGCTTCCACGGGCTTTTGCCCGCCACCTTGGTCCTGGGCTTCAGCCGGGAGAAGGACCACCGGGCCATGGCCGAGGCCCTTAAGGGGCTGGGGCCGGTGGTCCTCACCCGCTACGCTTCCCCTAGGGGCCAGGACCCCAAGGCCCTTCTCCCCCTTTTCCCCGGGGCTTGGGTGGAGGAAGAACCCCTAAAGGCCCTGGAAAGGGCCTTTGCCCTGGAGGACCGGGTGGTGGTGGCGGGAAGCCTCTACCTGGTGGGGGAGGTGAAGCGGGCCCTTTTGGGGCTTCCCCCGGAGGAAAGGTGGCAGTAG
- the perR gene encoding manganese-dependent transcriptional regulator PerR: MALKRLTRQRKAVLEVVKRAHNHPDAAWIYQEVRKVVPKVSLGTIYRTLEALVEEGYLIPITKAGEATRYDANLHPHLHLICQGCGAIVDLEVPLPDLLTPVQEAYPQLEVRGVEVTYKGLCPTCKAALKG; encoded by the coding sequence ATGGCGCTCAAGCGCTTGACCCGCCAGCGCAAGGCTGTTTTGGAGGTGGTGAAGAGGGCCCACAACCACCCCGATGCCGCCTGGATCTACCAGGAGGTGCGGAAGGTGGTGCCCAAGGTGAGCCTGGGGACCATCTACCGCACCCTCGAGGCCCTGGTGGAGGAGGGTTACCTCATCCCCATCACCAAGGCGGGGGAGGCCACCCGTTACGACGCCAACCTTCACCCCCACCTGCACCTCATCTGCCAGGGGTGTGGGGCCATCGTGGACCTGGAGGTGCCCCTCCCCGACCTCCTCACCCCCGTCCAGGAGGCCTACCCCCAGCTGGAGGTAAGGGGGGTGGAGGTCACCTACAAGGGCCTCTGCCCCACCTGCAAGGCAGCCCTTAAGGGATAG
- the hemC gene encoding hydroxymethylbilane synthase, which produces MRVIVVGTRGSALALAQTRFVVERLKESWPEAEFKVKTIKTRGDQGASPLEQAIFVKELQEALLSREIDIAVHSLKDLPTEEPPGLKIAAIPRRQDPRDAFLGKVYKRLEDLPPGAVVGTSSIRRKAQLLAHRPDLVVRDLRGNVDTRLAALGNGEYDGIILAAAGLIRLDLRNRIDQFLEPEVMLPAPGQGALALEVRWGDDLAEELAYALHHHPSHDRVRAERAFLKGLGAGCLAPVGALAQVEEDGTLLLEGMVLTPDGKSFIRAEIEGEASEAEELGLELAQDVLEQGGREILAQTR; this is translated from the coding sequence ATGCGCGTCATCGTGGTGGGAACCCGGGGCAGCGCCTTGGCCCTGGCCCAGACCCGCTTTGTGGTGGAGCGCCTCAAGGAAAGCTGGCCCGAGGCGGAGTTCAAGGTGAAGACCATCAAGACCCGGGGGGACCAGGGGGCGAGCCCCTTGGAGCAGGCCATCTTCGTCAAGGAGCTTCAGGAGGCGCTTCTTTCCCGGGAGATCGACATCGCCGTGCACTCCTTAAAGGACCTCCCCACGGAGGAGCCCCCGGGGCTCAAGATCGCCGCCATACCCCGTAGGCAGGACCCCAGGGATGCCTTCCTGGGCAAGGTGTATAAGCGCCTCGAGGACCTCCCCCCAGGCGCCGTGGTGGGCACCAGCTCCATCAGGCGCAAGGCCCAGCTCCTGGCCCACCGCCCGGACCTGGTGGTGAGGGACCTGAGGGGCAACGTGGACACCCGCCTGGCCGCCTTGGGGAACGGGGAGTACGACGGGATCATCCTGGCGGCGGCGGGGCTCATCCGGCTGGACCTGCGCAACCGCATCGACCAGTTCCTGGAGCCCGAGGTGATGCTTCCCGCTCCCGGCCAGGGGGCCTTGGCCCTGGAGGTGCGCTGGGGTGACGATCTGGCGGAGGAGCTGGCCTATGCCCTCCACCACCACCCTTCCCACGACCGGGTGCGGGCAGAGAGGGCCTTTTTGAAAGGCCTTGGGGCCGGATGCCTGGCCCCGGTGGGGGCCTTAGCCCAGGTGGAGGAGGACGGCACCCTCCTCCTCGAGGGGATGGTCCTCACCCCCGATGGCAAGAGCTTCATCCGGGCGGAGATCGAAGGCGAGGCCTCCGAGGCGGAGGAGCTGGGGTTGGAGCTGGCCCAGGACGTGCTGGAGCAGGGTGGGCGGGAGATTCTTGCCCAAACCCGATAG
- a CDS encoding 2-oxo acid dehydrogenase subunit E2, which translates to MELKLPELGDNVSAATVVGVLVKEGDRVAPGDPLLELETDKAVMEVPAEAGGVVKRVLVKVGEEVRPGEPFLELEVGEEAPSPQEEPAPSREEKVQAAPSPKAPAPAPAPKGEEGRLIPAAPSVRRLARELGVDIRQVRGTGLAGRITAEDVRRAAGQVPPQPAEAPSPLPGPRLPDFRRWGPVRTEPMSGVRKATLRAMAQAWAQVPMVTHFDEADITELEALRKRYAQRAEERGFKLTLTAFLLKALALTLKAFPKFNASIDGERGEIVYKDYVHIGVAVDTPHGLLVPVIRDVDQKGVLRLAKELQEVSQRARERKLTPEEMQGGTFSLSNLGGIGGTGFTPIVNWPEVAILGVSRSQMKPVWDPEKEAFQPRLIMPYGLTYDHRLIDGAEAARFCRHLAQLLEDPLGLALE; encoded by the coding sequence ATGGAGCTGAAGCTTCCCGAACTGGGCGATAACGTGAGCGCCGCCACGGTGGTGGGGGTGCTGGTGAAGGAGGGGGACCGGGTGGCCCCGGGGGACCCCCTCTTGGAGCTGGAAACCGACAAGGCGGTGATGGAGGTCCCCGCCGAGGCGGGCGGGGTGGTGAAGCGCGTTTTGGTGAAGGTGGGGGAGGAGGTGCGTCCCGGAGAACCCTTCCTGGAACTGGAGGTTGGGGAGGAGGCTCCTTCGCCCCAGGAGGAGCCTGCCCCGTCCAGGGAGGAGAAGGTCCAGGCGGCGCCATCCCCAAAAGCCCCTGCTCCTGCGCCCGCCCCCAAAGGGGAGGAAGGCCGGCTCATCCCCGCGGCTCCCTCGGTGCGGCGGTTAGCCCGGGAGCTGGGGGTGGACATCCGCCAGGTGCGGGGCACGGGCTTGGCGGGGCGTATCACCGCCGAGGATGTGAGGCGGGCTGCGGGCCAGGTTCCCCCTCAGCCGGCGGAGGCCCCAAGCCCCCTTCCGGGTCCCAGGCTCCCCGATTTCCGCCGCTGGGGCCCGGTGCGCACCGAGCCCATGAGCGGGGTCCGCAAGGCCACCTTGAGGGCCATGGCCCAGGCGTGGGCCCAGGTGCCCATGGTCACCCACTTTGACGAGGCGGACATCACCGAGCTGGAGGCCCTAAGGAAGCGCTACGCCCAAAGGGCGGAGGAAAGGGGCTTTAAGCTCACCCTCACCGCCTTCCTCCTCAAGGCCTTGGCCCTGACCCTTAAGGCCTTCCCCAAGTTCAACGCCTCCATCGATGGGGAAAGGGGGGAGATCGTCTACAAGGATTACGTGCACATCGGGGTGGCGGTGGATACCCCCCATGGCCTCCTGGTCCCGGTGATCCGGGATGTGGACCAAAAGGGGGTTCTGCGCCTGGCTAAGGAGCTCCAGGAGGTCTCCCAGCGGGCCCGGGAGCGGAAACTCACCCCGGAGGAGATGCAGGGAGGCACCTTCAGCCTCTCCAACCTGGGGGGGATTGGCGGCACCGGCTTCACCCCCATCGTGAACTGGCCGGAGGTGGCCATTTTGGGGGTTTCCCGTTCCCAGATGAAGCCGGTGTGGGACCCGGAGAAGGAGGCCTTCCAGCCCCGCCTCATCATGCCCTATGGCCTTACCTACGACCACCGCCTCATAGACGGGGCGGAGGCAGCCCGCTTCTGCCGCCATCTGGCCCAGCTTCTGGAGGACCCTTTGGGTCTGGCCTTGGAGTAG
- the aceE gene encoding pyruvate dehydrogenase (acetyl-transferring), homodimeric type has translation MTAVNADALRQALEALSPEEMARFKEEENREWRESLEYVLRVEGFARVEELLRLLDEYLYLQGFSPSNRLSTPYLNTLPKEQEPPYPGDLEVERRIANILRWNVAMMVTRANKKAEGIGGHISTYASIAELYEVGFNHFFRGPEAGLDRDLVFFQGHSSPGIYARAFLEGRLGEADLENFRREVHSPVAGGRGLSSYPHPWLMPDFWEFPTVSMGLGPIQAIYQARFMRYLEDRGLKPRSTAKVWAFLGDGEHDEPETVGALHLAAREGLDNLIFVVNANLQRLDGPVRGNSKVIQELERLYRGAGWRVIKIVWGSTWDRLLAKDKEGHLLRRFEALVDGESQRYAAFGAKELRERFFNTPELKRLIEGMTDEELDELTRSRGGHDLVKIHAAYKAAVEHRGSPVVILARTIKGYGMGPTAMAKNVAHQVKKLTEEDLKEARAFLGIPIPEEKLSELPYYHPGPDSPEVRYLLERRKALGGFVPERRVRFTGGLEVPGEEFFQEFYEGTGGREISTTMAFVRILAKLLRHPKIGKLIVPIVPDEARTFGMEALIAQVGIYSPQGQLYIPVDAGTLTAYKESKEGQILEEGITEAGAMADFIAAGTAYAHWGIPTIPFLITYSMFGLQRIGDLVWAAADQRTKGFLLGATAGRTTLEGEGLQHQDGQSHIYALAAPNLLAYDPAFAYEFAVILEDGLRRMYQKGEDVFYYITIENENYPHPPMPEPRERVKEGILKGLYLFRPGEGEGPRVQLLGSGPILPQAVKAQELLKGYGVVADVWSATSYKALYMDAIEAERERRLLGKARKPYVAEALEGHEGPVVAASDYLKALPNLIRGYLDRPFCALGTDGFGRSDTREALRDFFEVDARHIAHAALALLAEEGKVSAKTLAKARKELGLELLQTPPHRR, from the coding sequence ATGACGGCAGTGAATGCGGATGCGCTCAGGCAGGCTCTAGAGGCCCTTTCCCCGGAGGAGATGGCCCGGTTCAAGGAGGAGGAAAACCGGGAGTGGCGGGAGTCCTTGGAATACGTGCTCCGGGTGGAGGGATTCGCCAGGGTGGAGGAGCTTTTGCGCCTTCTGGACGAGTACCTTTACCTGCAGGGTTTCTCCCCTTCCAACCGCCTTTCCACCCCCTACCTGAACACCCTCCCCAAGGAGCAGGAGCCTCCCTATCCCGGGGACCTCGAGGTGGAAAGGCGCATCGCCAACATCCTGCGCTGGAATGTGGCCATGATGGTCACCCGGGCCAACAAGAAGGCGGAGGGGATCGGGGGGCATATTTCCACCTACGCCTCCATCGCCGAGCTCTACGAGGTGGGGTTCAACCACTTCTTCCGCGGGCCCGAGGCGGGGCTGGACCGGGACCTGGTCTTCTTCCAGGGCCACTCCTCCCCCGGCATCTACGCCCGGGCCTTTCTGGAGGGGAGGCTAGGCGAGGCGGACCTGGAGAACTTCCGCCGGGAGGTGCACTCTCCGGTTGCAGGCGGCCGGGGGCTTTCCAGCTACCCCCATCCCTGGCTGATGCCGGATTTCTGGGAATTCCCCACGGTTTCCATGGGCCTTGGCCCCATCCAGGCCATCTACCAGGCCCGCTTCATGCGCTACCTGGAGGACCGTGGCCTGAAGCCCAGGAGCACCGCCAAGGTCTGGGCCTTTTTGGGGGATGGGGAACACGACGAGCCGGAAACCGTGGGGGCCTTGCACCTGGCGGCCCGGGAGGGGCTGGACAACCTCATCTTCGTGGTGAATGCCAACCTGCAGCGTCTGGATGGGCCGGTAAGGGGCAACTCCAAGGTCATCCAGGAGCTGGAAAGGCTCTATAGGGGTGCGGGCTGGCGGGTGATCAAGATCGTCTGGGGCTCCACCTGGGACCGGCTCCTGGCCAAGGACAAGGAGGGCCACCTCCTAAGGCGGTTTGAGGCCTTGGTGGACGGGGAGTCCCAGCGGTATGCCGCCTTCGGGGCCAAGGAGCTCAGGGAGCGCTTCTTCAACACCCCCGAGCTGAAGCGGCTCATCGAGGGGATGACGGACGAGGAGCTGGACGAGCTCACCCGGAGCCGGGGCGGGCACGACCTGGTGAAGATCCATGCCGCCTACAAGGCGGCGGTGGAGCACAGGGGAAGCCCCGTGGTCATCCTGGCCCGCACCATCAAGGGCTACGGCATGGGGCCCACGGCCATGGCCAAGAACGTGGCCCACCAGGTGAAGAAGCTCACCGAGGAGGACCTGAAGGAGGCCCGGGCCTTCCTGGGCATCCCCATCCCGGAGGAGAAGCTATCGGAGCTTCCCTACTACCACCCGGGGCCGGACTCCCCCGAGGTGAGGTATCTTCTGGAGCGCAGGAAAGCCCTAGGAGGGTTCGTCCCTGAACGGCGGGTGCGGTTCACGGGGGGCCTCGAGGTGCCGGGGGAGGAGTTCTTCCAGGAGTTCTACGAGGGTACGGGGGGGCGGGAGATCTCCACAACCATGGCCTTCGTGCGTATCCTGGCCAAGCTCCTGCGCCACCCCAAGATCGGGAAACTCATCGTGCCCATCGTGCCCGACGAGGCCCGCACCTTCGGCATGGAGGCCCTGATCGCCCAGGTGGGCATCTACTCCCCCCAGGGGCAGCTTTACATCCCGGTGGACGCCGGCACCCTCACCGCCTACAAGGAGAGCAAGGAGGGGCAGATCCTGGAGGAGGGGATCACCGAGGCGGGGGCCATGGCGGACTTCATCGCCGCCGGTACCGCCTACGCCCACTGGGGCATCCCCACCATCCCCTTCCTCATCACCTACTCCATGTTCGGCCTCCAGCGCATCGGGGACCTGGTCTGGGCGGCGGCCGACCAGCGCACCAAAGGCTTCCTCCTGGGGGCCACCGCCGGGCGGACCACCCTCGAGGGGGAGGGGTTGCAGCACCAGGACGGGCAAAGCCACATCTACGCCCTGGCCGCCCCCAACCTCTTGGCCTACGACCCCGCCTTTGCCTACGAGTTCGCCGTGATCCTGGAGGACGGCCTCAGGCGCATGTACCAGAAGGGGGAGGATGTCTTCTACTACATCACCATAGAGAACGAGAACTATCCCCATCCCCCCATGCCCGAGCCCAGGGAGAGGGTGAAGGAGGGGATTCTCAAGGGCCTTTACCTCTTCCGCCCGGGGGAGGGGGAGGGTCCCAGGGTCCAGCTTCTGGGCTCAGGGCCCATCCTGCCCCAGGCGGTGAAGGCCCAGGAGTTATTGAAGGGCTACGGGGTGGTGGCGGACGTGTGGAGCGCCACCAGCTACAAGGCCCTCTACATGGATGCCATAGAGGCGGAAAGGGAGCGGAGGCTTTTGGGGAAGGCCCGCAAGCCCTACGTGGCCGAGGCTTTGGAGGGCCACGAGGGCCCCGTGGTGGCCGCCAGCGACTACCTCAAAGCCCTGCCCAACCTCATAAGGGGATATCTGGATCGGCCCTTCTGCGCCCTGGGCACGGATGGCTTTGGCCGCTCGGACACCCGGGAAGCCCTAAGGGACTTCTTTGAGGTGGATGCCCGCCACATCGCCCACGCGGCCCTGGCCCTTCTGGCCGAGGAGGGCAAGGTGTCGGCTAAGACCTTGGCCAAGGCCAGGAAGGAGCTTGGGCTCGAGCTTTTGCAAACCCCGCCCCACAGGAGGTGA
- a CDS encoding LysR family transcriptional regulator has protein sequence MELRRLRLFLLLAEEKNFHRAAEKAYLSQPALSQQIRALEGELGVKLLERRPFRLTPAGEVLVREGARLLEEVEALKARVRRANREELRFGVPENLLPDLMPLLDHLRRGLGQPVEILEMHTPEQVKALKEGRLDYGLAGLRVEDPAIGQEPLLQVPIVVALPEGHPLASRERVPLKALKEEPFLLLPKETLPPLYEAFMEVFRRAGFTPRVAREVARFSQAVSLVAAGVGIYLTLAPYRVFPHPGVVLKPLKEEATLQVSLIYRLTPPPPRLLEVRELLKALAF, from the coding sequence ATGGAGCTGCGCCGCCTGCGGCTTTTCCTTCTTCTGGCCGAGGAGAAGAACTTCCACCGGGCGGCGGAGAAGGCCTATCTCTCCCAGCCCGCCCTTTCCCAGCAGATAAGGGCCCTGGAGGGGGAGCTAGGGGTGAAGCTTCTGGAGCGCAGGCCCTTCCGCCTCACCCCGGCGGGGGAGGTGCTGGTGCGGGAGGGGGCGCGGCTCCTAGAGGAGGTGGAGGCCCTAAAGGCCCGGGTGCGGCGTGCAAATCGAGAGGAACTTCGCTTCGGGGTGCCGGAAAACCTCCTTCCCGACCTCATGCCCCTTCTGGACCACCTGCGCCGGGGCTTGGGCCAGCCGGTGGAGATCCTGGAGATGCACACCCCCGAGCAGGTAAAGGCCCTCAAGGAGGGCCGGCTGGACTACGGCCTGGCGGGGCTAAGGGTGGAGGATCCCGCCATCGGCCAAGAACCCCTCCTCCAGGTGCCCATCGTGGTGGCCCTGCCCGAGGGGCATCCCTTGGCCTCGAGGGAACGGGTGCCCCTAAAGGCCCTCAAGGAAGAACCCTTCCTCCTACTCCCCAAGGAGACCCTACCCCCCCTTTACGAGGCCTTCATGGAGGTGTTCCGCCGGGCGGGTTTCACGCCCCGGGTGGCCCGGGAGGTGGCCCGGTTTTCCCAGGCAGTGAGCCTGGTGGCCGCCGGGGTGGGGATCTACCTCACCCTGGCCCCATACCGGGTCTTCCCCCATCCCGGGGTGGTGCTCAAGCCCCTCAAGGAGGAGGCCACCCTGCAGGTCTCCCTCATCTACCGCCTCACTCCCCCGCCCCCCAGGCTTCTGGAGGTACGGGAGCTCCTCAAAGCCCTGGCCTTCTAG
- a CDS encoding septum formation initiator family protein has protein sequence MDRPIYRILHLVFALGLAHALFLLGQEGVRAYELARERARLEEALRQAEARVARLEAEVRAAKDPAHLEALVRRLGFVRQEEILKRR, from the coding sequence GTGGACCGGCCCATCTACCGCATCCTGCACCTGGTTTTTGCCCTGGGGTTGGCCCATGCCCTTTTCCTGTTGGGGCAGGAGGGGGTTAGGGCGTATGAGCTTGCCCGGGAGCGGGCCAGGCTGGAGGAAGCCCTGCGCCAGGCGGAGGCCCGGGTGGCCCGCCTCGAGGCCGAGGTGAGGGCGGCCAAGGATCCCGCCCACCTCGAGGCCCTGGTGCGCAGGTTGGGTTTTGTGCGGCAAGAGGAGATACTAAAGAGGCGATGA
- a CDS encoding Fur family transcriptional regulator: MPRMREKENYRARLKAVGLRHTLPRERILSYLDRKNVHPTPEELYNGLKKRGYDIGLSTVYLNLHVLREHGLIYEFRDPKGLTRYDGYNEPHVHLVCTSCGKVEDLLLKNLPELDLSQALKAASEKSGWALENFRLEFRGLCPGCQE; the protein is encoded by the coding sequence ATGCCAAGGATGAGGGAAAAGGAGAACTACCGGGCGCGGCTAAAGGCGGTGGGGCTCAGGCACACCCTGCCCCGGGAGCGGATCCTGAGCTACCTGGACCGCAAGAACGTCCACCCCACCCCCGAGGAGCTTTATAACGGCCTTAAAAAGCGGGGCTACGACATCGGCCTTTCCACCGTATACCTCAACCTTCACGTCCTGCGGGAGCACGGCCTCATCTACGAGTTCCGCGACCCCAAGGGCCTCACCCGCTACGACGGCTACAACGAACCCCACGTGCACCTGGTCTGCACCTCCTGCGGGAAGGTGGAGGACCTCCTCTTGAAGAACCTGCCGGAGCTGGACCTCTCCCAGGCTCTAAAGGCCGCCAGCGAAAAGTCGGGCTGGGCTTTGGAGAACTTCCGGCTGGAGTTCCGGGGGCTTTGCCCAGGCTGCCAGGAGTAG